A segment of the Pirellulales bacterium genome:
CCTACGCCACCGAGTTGCCTGCTTGCAATGGAAAGCTGGCCGTCATTGGTTTTTGCTGGGGCGGCACGCAGACATTTCGCTACGCTACGAATAACAAAAACTTGAAAGCGGCGCTCGTCTTCTACGGCACCGGGCCGAAAGCTGAGTCCGAGATCGCCCGCATTCAATGTCCTGTATACGGCTTTTACGGTGAAAACGATCATCGCGTCAATGCCACGATTCCGCAGACGGAAGAGCTTATGAAAAAGGCCGGCAAGACGTATGAGCCGGTTACGTATGCCGGCGCAGGCCACGGTTTTCTGCGTGCTGGCGAAGCACCCGATGCCGGCGCGGCCAACAAGAAAGCTCGCGCCGAGGCGTGGGATCAAATCAAGCAGATTATGGGCAAACAATAGCGATGGAATTCGGCCGCTGGCGCTCATCGACGGCGGCGACATCGATCGTCTCGCTTCACTTCAAGATTTCAAACAAATTGCTGCGATCATCCGTCCAAAAGGGAATGTCGCTGCCAATCTTTTTTCCACGCGCGGCTGCTTCGGGGCAGGCGGCGATAAACTGCGTGTTGTTGGTCAGCACGATCCATTCGGCGGCAAATTTGCCGGCGGCCATGTCGGCGTCCGATGAAAACCGCAGCGGAATCAAGCCAAATTCGCGGCCCACCCCCGCGAGGATCGGCTCTAAATTCAAATAGCGATTCGAGATGTTCGCGGCGATCGCGCCGTCGGCCCGGAGGTGACGCAGGTATATCTCGAAGGCTTCGCGAGTGAGCAAGTGCGTCGGCACGGCATCGCCGCTGAAGGCGTCGAGCACAATCAAGTCGTAATGTTGCGGCGATTCGCGCTCGAGCGATAGGCGACCATCGCCGATGACAATCTCCACTTCGCCGCGGCAGTCGCTCAGGTAGGTGAAATATTTTTTGGCCACTCGTTTCATGTCGGCGTTGATCTCGTAAAAGCGGAATCGCTGCTCGGGCCGCGCATAGGCCGCCATCGTTCCCGCCCCGAGGCCGATGATGCCGACGTTCAGCTCGGCCCGCCGGCCGTAAAACTGAAACAATTGCCCCACGCCGGTTTCGCGACCGTAATATGCGTTCGGCTCGTGCCGCTTGCGGTCGTCCAGAAACTGCACGCCGTGGACGATCCGGCCGCTGTAAAGCTGCATGCGATGTCGATCGAGATCGCCGCTATCGCGCTCGACGATCCGCACCGTTCCGTAGAAGCTGCGCGACGACTCGTTGATCTCCGGCTGGCCGTGCAGATTCAACTTGGGCATGTATTGAAAGCCGACGAACACCAAGACCAACGCGGGAGCCAAATAGTACAGTCGCCGCGCCGACGCTGCCGATTCCATCCCCAAAATCACGGCAGCAGCCAACAAACATCCGCCCACCAGACCGATCTTCCACTCGAAAAAAGTCGAAAACAACGTCGGCGCCGCCAGGCTGACAAACAGTCCGCCCAGCGCTCCGCCGGCCGCGATCATCAAGTAGAACGCCGTCAAATACCGTGGCTCTGGCTTCAACCGCACCAACTCGCCATGACACACCAGGCAGACGAAAAACAAGGCGATGAAGTAGATGCCCAGTTCCGCTACGAAGGTGAACGAAACATTGGCCCCGATCGTGATGAGCTGATCGACCGCCATCGCCACCAATAGCGCCGTAATGGCGGCAAGCGAACACATCCGCCGCTGGTACCACCGCGAATGGTCGAAGGTGATGATGAATGTGATCAAGTACAAGCTCAGTGGCATGACCCACAAAAAAGGAATCACGGCGACATCTTGGCAAACGTGATTCGTCGTCGCCAGCAACATCAACGATGCAAACGCCGGCAAGCCAAGCCACAACAGTCGGCGGCCGATCGTCGGCGGGCAATCAGACGAGCTTTGGTTGCTGCTTGTCGGAGCGGCAGCAGTCTGGGCGCCACCGAACCAGCAAGCGATCACGGTCGCCGCGCCACAGAGCACCGCGAAGCCAGCAAACCCCCACGTCCAGTAATCGGTTTGAACGCCAACATCGAACGCCGGCTCGATAAAGAACGGGTAGCTCAACAGCGCCAGTAGCGAACCGACATTCGACAACGCATACAACCGATACGGCGACCGTTCGGGATATGTGCGGCTGAACCACGCTTGCAGCAGTGGGCCTGTCGCCGACAGCGCCAAATAGGGCAACCCGACGCAGGCCGACAGCAAGGCGAGAATTCTCCACGTCGGCGGCTCGTTGAACGACGGTTTCCAACCGCCATCCGGCGCGATCGGCAGCAATATCACGGCGGCCGTCAGCATCGCCAAATGGACGAGGCCCTGCATGCGCGGCGACAGCGTCCGCTGGCTCCAATGGGCATAGCCATATCCCAAGAACAGCACCGTCTGAAAAAAGACCATCGCAGTCGTCCACACGGCCGGACTCCCACCGAACCAGGGCAGGATATATTTGCTCAAGATTGGTTGCACTTCAAAGAGCAGAAATGCGCTTGTAAAAATCGTCGCGGCGAATACCCAGGCAAACGCGGAAATCGGACGGCTCATGGTCATCCCCGACATCGAAATGGAATTTGAAATTGGAGCTGGCAGGCCCAATGCAAGGGTAGCATCGGCCCGCCGCCCTGGGGCGAAAATCGAAGATTGAGGCCAGAATCCACCAGCGATCGGCGTGGGCTAATTCCAAGTCGGTTCCCAGATACTAAATGGTTAGAGAACCTGGCCGCGCCAGCCATGTCGAAATGGGACAGCGCCGCAACAGCAGGGATGAATTGCCGCACGCGGAAAACGGCCCCAGCTTCCCTTGGCCATAGGGCAGGACGCTGTTCAATCGCGCGCAAAATAGAATGCTAGGCTTGAACTCGGCGCTCCACGGACGGCGGCGGCTCGCGATCTGCCCCGACTGAGCCGCGGCGCGTGGAGCGCCCGTTTGCAACCTATAGTTGCGCAGCCCGTGACTCGGCGCCAGTTGATCTCCCATTTGCGGGGCCATCGGCCGCGAGTCACTTTGCTCCCAGGACATTGCATGATCCGCAAGCCAAATTTCTTGAAACTTCGAGCCGGCGACGAAGTTGCCGTCACGTGTCACAAAT
Coding sequences within it:
- a CDS encoding fused MFS/spermidine synthase, with the protein product MSRPISAFAWVFAATIFTSAFLLFEVQPILSKYILPWFGGSPAVWTTAMVFFQTVLFLGYGYAHWSQRTLSPRMQGLVHLAMLTAAVILLPIAPDGGWKPSFNEPPTWRILALLSACVGLPYLALSATGPLLQAWFSRTYPERSPYRLYALSNVGSLLALLSYPFFIEPAFDVGVQTDYWTWGFAGFAVLCGAATVIACWFGGAQTAAAPTSSNQSSSDCPPTIGRRLLWLGLPAFASLMLLATTNHVCQDVAVIPFLWVMPLSLYLITFIITFDHSRWYQRRMCSLAAITALLVAMAVDQLITIGANVSFTFVAELGIYFIALFFVCLVCHGELVRLKPEPRYLTAFYLMIAAGGALGGLFVSLAAPTLFSTFFEWKIGLVGGCLLAAAVILGMESAASARRLYYLAPALVLVFVGFQYMPKLNLHGQPEINESSRSFYGTVRIVERDSGDLDRHRMQLYSGRIVHGVQFLDDRKRHEPNAYYGRETGVGQLFQFYGRRAELNVGIIGLGAGTMAAYARPEQRFRFYEINADMKRVAKKYFTYLSDCRGEVEIVIGDGRLSLERESPQHYDLIVLDAFSGDAVPTHLLTREAFEIYLRHLRADGAIAANISNRYLNLEPILAGVGREFGLIPLRFSSDADMAAGKFAAEWIVLTNNTQFIAACPEAAARGKKIGSDIPFWTDDRSNLFEILK